In Elusimicrobiota bacterium, a genomic segment contains:
- a CDS encoding TIGR01777 family protein, with product MKIVVAGGGGFIGKRLCGALSGEGYDIVILSRSRQGAFDGARYLRWDPSEGARWADAVGAADAVINLAGESIADGRWSEPRKRVLVESRIASTRAIVAGLNRLTPKPKIFVNASAVGYYGPRGDETIDEDSRPGSDFLAELCRQWENECLDAERQGVRTVKIRIGIVLGHGGGAIAKMLLPFKLGLGGPLGSGDQWMSWVHIDDLAGLVLFLIDHPTASGPINATAPNPVTNREFAKTLGAVLRRPAFLPAPAFALRLALGEMADMLLTGQKVLPKKAQALSYSFRHSQLKEALQSLFL from the coding sequence GTGAAAATTGTCGTTGCCGGAGGCGGCGGTTTCATCGGCAAGCGTCTTTGCGGGGCGCTTTCGGGGGAAGGCTATGACATCGTCATTTTAAGCCGCTCCCGCCAAGGCGCTTTTGACGGGGCGCGTTATCTGCGTTGGGACCCGTCCGAAGGCGCGCGTTGGGCCGATGCGGTGGGAGCCGCCGACGCCGTCATTAATTTGGCCGGAGAATCGATCGCGGACGGGCGATGGTCCGAGCCAAGAAAACGCGTTTTGGTCGAAAGCCGCATCGCTTCGACCCGGGCGATTGTCGCCGGATTAAACCGCCTGACGCCGAAACCAAAAATTTTCGTCAATGCTTCCGCGGTCGGTTATTACGGTCCCCGCGGCGATGAAACCATCGATGAAGACTCGCGCCCCGGCTCCGATTTTTTAGCCGAACTATGCCGCCAGTGGGAAAACGAATGCCTGGACGCCGAGCGTCAGGGCGTGCGCACCGTTAAAATCAGAATCGGTATTGTTTTAGGTCATGGCGGTGGAGCGATCGCCAAAATGCTTCTGCCTTTTAAGCTTGGCTTAGGCGGACCCCTGGGTTCGGGCGATCAATGGATGTCCTGGGTGCATATCGACGATTTGGCCGGCCTTGTCCTTTTTCTTATCGATCACCCGACGGCATCGGGACCAATTAATGCCACTGCGCCTAATCCGGTCACGAACCGTGAATTTGCCAAGACGCTCGGCGCCGTGCTTCGTCGTCCGGCTTTCCTGCCGGCGCCGGCCTTTGCTTTGCGTTTGGCTTTAGGCGAAATGGCGGACATGCTCTTGACCGGGCAGAAAGTTTTGCCTAAAAAAGCCCAAGCCCTGAGCTATTCATTCCGCCACTCGCAATTAAAAGAAGCCCTTCAGTCGCTGTTCCTGTAG
- a CDS encoding trypsin-like peptidase domain-containing protein: MNNARTLTKSTIALALCLAVSRLDAASDVELNVIYGDDNRLDLHQVDDPELLSWADSTVALFDASRLTLDAENGRVNLRTDSYADDYNLCHGEPFRDQKHGAFCSGSLVGPDLVMTAGHCVSSAGECQSTRFVFGFAIREAGALPESVAASEVYGCAQIIGSAVVHNGADWSLIRLDRPVNNHQPRTVNRSGTIKNGTQLVVIGHPAGLPTKVAGGAWVRDSSPTGYFVANLDTYGGNSGSAVFNADTGAIEGILVRGERDYEDIGGCRVSKVCKNEECRGEDVTKISALARLIPSAQNEALADSGDEESSDALAMAPEAASAPIMRFVPVSFNARSLSSAASRLGALFETGAR; the protein is encoded by the coding sequence ATGAACAACGCGCGAACATTGACGAAAAGCACGATCGCGCTCGCCCTGTGCCTGGCCGTATCCAGGCTCGACGCCGCAAGCGACGTTGAACTCAACGTTATTTACGGCGATGACAACCGCCTCGATCTGCATCAAGTGGATGATCCCGAGCTATTGTCTTGGGCGGACTCGACCGTGGCTCTCTTTGACGCGAGCCGCTTGACTCTGGATGCCGAAAACGGCCGGGTGAACCTCAGAACCGACTCCTATGCCGACGATTACAATCTTTGCCATGGCGAGCCGTTCCGGGATCAAAAGCATGGGGCTTTTTGTTCAGGAAGCTTGGTTGGTCCCGATCTGGTCATGACCGCCGGACACTGCGTCTCAAGCGCAGGCGAATGCCAAAGCACGCGCTTTGTTTTTGGTTTTGCGATCCGCGAAGCAGGCGCCTTGCCGGAAAGCGTGGCCGCGAGTGAAGTGTACGGCTGCGCCCAAATTATCGGCAGCGCGGTTGTTCATAACGGGGCCGATTGGTCGCTAATCCGCCTGGACCGCCCCGTCAATAATCACCAACCCAGAACCGTCAATCGCTCAGGCACGATTAAAAATGGAACCCAGTTGGTCGTCATCGGACACCCGGCGGGCCTGCCCACCAAAGTCGCGGGCGGCGCCTGGGTCCGAGATTCCAGCCCGACGGGCTATTTTGTCGCGAATTTAGATACCTACGGCGGCAATTCCGGCTCCGCTGTTTTCAACGCTGATACCGGAGCCATCGAAGGCATTCTCGTGCGCGGAGAACGGGACTACGAGGATATCGGCGGCTGCCGCGTATCCAAAGTCTGCAAAAACGAAGAATGCCGGGGCGAAGACGTCACAAAGATATCGGCTTTGGCCCGCCTGATCCCATCGGCTCAAAATGAAGCGCTCGCCGACTCAGGCGATGAGGAAAGCTCGGACGCCTTGGCCATGGCTCCGGAAGCCGCTTCCGCGCCTATCATGAGATTCGTTCCGGTGAGCTTTAACGCGCGCTCATTATCATCCGCCGCATCACGCTTGGGCGCCCTCTTTGAGACAGGAGCGCGTTAA
- a CDS encoding cupredoxin domain-containing protein, translating into MKNRIVLAGILIVAALSAGLLVSKSDAQEKETQARVIKQSIVNIEFQGTKVWVPSYLVVPKGAKVELKLINDTKSGVHGFTIPDFNVKTEVAPGKPKELSFIADRTGIFPINCHMHPAHIGGQLVVLDIK; encoded by the coding sequence ATGAAAAATAGAATCGTTTTAGCCGGAATCCTGATTGTTGCGGCGCTCTCAGCCGGGCTGCTCGTTTCCAAATCCGACGCCCAAGAAAAAGAAACCCAAGCCAGAGTGATCAAACAGTCCATCGTTAATATTGAATTCCAAGGAACGAAGGTTTGGGTCCCCTCTTATCTTGTCGTTCCCAAAGGCGCGAAGGTGGAACTGAAACTCATCAACGACACGAAATCAGGCGTCCATGGCTTCACCATCCCCGATTTCAACGTCAAAACGGAAGTAGCGCCGGGTAAACCTAAAGAACTGAGCTTCATCGCCGATCGAACCGGCATCTTTCCCATTAATTGCCATATGCATCCGGCGCATATCGGCGGGCAACTGGTTGTCCTCGATATCAAATAG
- the recA gene encoding recombinase RecA, with amino-acid sequence MGQNDRAKALELALQKIEKDFGKEAIVRLGEKVKKGEGVEIIPTGALSLDLAIGIGGFPRGRIVEIYGPESSGKTTLALQVVASAQRQGGQAAYIDAEHAMDPTYAKRLRVDVDNLLISQPDSGEQALEIADTLVRSGALDVVVIDSVAALLPRAEIEGEMGDQFVGLQARLMSQALRKLAGSIARGKTCLVFINQLRNKIGMGPFAGNPETTPGGMALKFYASLRLDIRRIETIKVGDVAVANRVRVKVVKNKVAPPYRVAEFDMYHGEGISRESGALDMGLQYGVVTKSGSWILLKGTQLGQGREQARAYLRENPNVLESIEKDVLKAILGEPAGAKDIADEAAASSKKAKKAELVKA; translated from the coding sequence ATGGGACAAAACGACCGCGCTAAAGCGTTGGAGCTGGCGCTTCAAAAAATCGAGAAAGATTTCGGCAAAGAAGCGATTGTGCGATTGGGGGAAAAAGTTAAAAAGGGGGAAGGCGTGGAGATTATTCCGACGGGAGCATTGTCCCTTGATTTGGCCATCGGCATCGGCGGTTTTCCAAGGGGAAGAATCGTGGAGATTTACGGTCCCGAATCAAGCGGCAAAACCACGTTGGCTCTTCAGGTGGTGGCCAGCGCCCAGCGTCAGGGCGGCCAGGCGGCTTATATCGACGCCGAACATGCCATGGATCCCACTTATGCCAAGCGGCTCAGAGTGGATGTCGACAATCTTTTAATTTCTCAGCCGGATTCCGGAGAACAGGCGCTTGAGATCGCGGATACCCTCGTGCGCTCCGGCGCTCTCGACGTTGTTGTGATCGATTCCGTGGCCGCCCTTCTGCCGCGCGCTGAAATCGAAGGAGAAATGGGCGATCAATTTGTCGGCTTGCAGGCGCGGCTCATGTCCCAGGCGTTAAGGAAACTCGCGGGTTCCATCGCGAGGGGAAAAACCTGCCTTGTTTTCATCAACCAACTCAGGAATAAAATCGGCATGGGACCGTTCGCCGGCAATCCGGAAACCACGCCGGGCGGCATGGCGCTTAAGTTTTACGCCAGCTTGCGTTTGGACATCCGCCGCATTGAAACGATCAAGGTGGGGGATGTGGCGGTGGCCAATCGCGTGCGGGTTAAAGTCGTCAAAAATAAAGTGGCGCCGCCTTATCGCGTGGCTGAATTCGACATGTATCACGGCGAAGGTATCTCCCGCGAATCCGGCGCCCTGGATATGGGCCTGCAGTACGGCGTGGTGACGAAAAGCGGCAGTTGGATTTTGCTTAAGGGAACCCAACTCGGTCAGGGCAGAGAGCAGGCCCGCGCCTATCTGAGGGAGAACCCGAATGTGCTTGAAAGCATCGAAAAAGACGTGCTTAAAGCCATCCTAGGCGAGCCTGCGGGAGCCAAGGACATCGCGGATGAGGCCGCCGCTTCCTCCAAAAAAGCGAAGAAAGCCGAACTCGTTAAAGCATAA
- a CDS encoding tyrosine-type recombinase/integrase: MTIDAYRRDLDALAAYLDRKKIAFNSLKREHLDGHLSSDGGHLRPASLSRRISAMKSFFRFLLEEELLAHDPAQNLVRPKLGERLPYFLEEDETSRLLEGVRDLAKAKPANRSIVRFWAALELLYATGARVSELLGIKIGDIDLAVGLIRVRGKRGYERLVPCGQKAQHAFAVYQGRFLKGASPESLAFPGRKGRLWSRVAFYLALKRIGGPIVGPMAFSLSPHKLRHSFATHLLARGADLKSIQQLLGHKKLSTTQIYTHLNQARLRLLHKKYHPRG; the protein is encoded by the coding sequence TTGACCATCGACGCTTATCGCCGCGATCTGGATGCGCTTGCGGCTTATCTTGATCGCAAAAAAATAGCCTTCAATTCCCTGAAGCGGGAGCATTTGGACGGCCATTTGTCCTCGGACGGCGGACATCTGCGTCCGGCCAGTTTGTCGAGACGAATCAGCGCCATGAAATCTTTTTTCAGGTTTCTTCTTGAAGAAGAGTTGTTGGCCCATGATCCGGCCCAGAATTTAGTCCGCCCCAAACTCGGCGAGCGCCTGCCTTATTTTTTGGAGGAAGATGAGACGAGCCGTTTGCTTGAGGGCGTGCGGGATTTGGCCAAGGCTAAGCCCGCCAACCGGTCCATCGTCCGTTTCTGGGCCGCGCTCGAGCTTTTGTACGCGACGGGCGCGCGCGTTTCCGAGCTGCTCGGAATTAAAATAGGGGACATTGATTTAGCGGTGGGCTTGATCCGCGTGCGCGGCAAAAGGGGTTACGAGCGGCTTGTGCCTTGCGGGCAAAAGGCCCAGCATGCGTTTGCCGTTTATCAGGGGCGTTTCTTAAAGGGAGCTTCTCCCGAAAGCCTCGCGTTTCCGGGGCGCAAGGGCCGGCTTTGGTCGCGCGTGGCTTTTTATCTGGCGTTAAAAAGAATCGGCGGGCCGATCGTGGGACCCATGGCTTTTTCGCTGTCGCCGCATAAATTGCGCCATAGTTTCGCCACTCACTTATTGGCCAGGGGCGCTGATTTAAAGTCCATCCAGCAGCTATTGGGCCACAAAAAGCTGTCCACAACCCAGATTTACACCCACTTGAATCAGGCCCGGCTGAGACTCCTTCATAAAAAGTATCATCCCAGAGGATGA